The DNA segment TCAAGCCGGATGTAGCCGCGCACCTGGATCTGATCAGGAAGCGGGGCGAGCCGATGTTTCCCGACACCAACTGGCGCTCGCCGCGAATCCGCGCGGCAGCTGAGCGTGCCCTGGAAGCCGTGCTCAGTTGCGGGGCGATTATCGATGTCAATACGGCTGGTTGGCGCAAGGGTCTGGATACGCCCTATCCGGAGCCATGGCTGGTTCACCGCGCGGCGGCGATGGGGTGTGTGTTCTGTTTTGGAGACGACAGCCACTGCGCCGCTGATGTCGGCGCCGGCGTTGAGCGGGCGCGACACTATCTACTGGGCTGCGGCGTCACAACGATTACCACGTTGAGGCGGGCCGGAAGCGGCACAGAACGCGCGGCTGCCAGCCTGGTGTAGTCGTGGGTCGGCAGGAGGCGCCCACAACGGGTAACGGGTCGTGAGCTTGCCTTCGGACGCCTGGCTGCGCAATGGCACGCCGGCCGTACGGCTAATCTGCCGACTGTGCGCTACTACCCGCCTGGCGCCGCCGCTGACAGCTCCCGCGTCAGATACTCTTCGGCCAGGATCACCGCAACCACGTCGTCGTACGGCTCATTGGGAGTGCGGAGCGAGCGAGGCAGCATTCGCTGCCATCCCCGAGGGCGCTGCTCAGCAACGCAGCGAGCGCGGGCTCGCTCGGAACTGTTGCGCTCCGGCACCGGGATGACCGGCAGCTTGCCTGCGACGGCACGCAGGTCGGTGGTGGCGTCACGAGAACCGGTGCCGTTGCCCACCAGAATACAATCGGGGCAAAAACGGTGCAGCAGATCGATCACCCGCGAGCGCAGCTCTGTACGCGGAACAATCCCGTGCCACAACACGGTGGCGGGCGCCTCCAACACGGCAACGCCGCACTTGCCGGTACCGGGGTCTACGGAGAGTACCCGGCGGACTGTCACTGCACGTTTGGCGCAGTTGGCGGACCCAGCGCCGGCGGCGCGGCCTTGCCACCGGGCGCGCGCCCCACTATGAAATCCAGGCTCAGCGGATCGGCGGCCCGCATGCTTCGTGCTGCCACGGCCTGCAGCCGCACCATTCCGCCCACCTTGAGCACTCGCATCGCAAGGTCGGTGAGTTGTGCCGGACCAAGTGTACCGATCTCCTCCTGGTTGGTATCGGGGTCGCGCCGCGGAATCATTCCGACGCCAACCGCTGCGTTCTTCACATCGACTTGAAGGAAGCTCAAGATGCTGTCGACCACTTTCGAAGCCGGTTGATGTGCGTTGATCCGCGTCCATGCCACCACATCGCCCTTATGGAACACATCGCCCGGGTTGACTTCGTGCAGCGTCAGGTCAACAATGGCCTGTTCGTTCGACAGCGTATTAATCACCACATTTGCCTGAACCACAATAGGCTTGTCGGCGGCGGCCAACCGCTCGGTCAGCAGATCCAGACTGCCCTGTTCATTTACCAGCCTGTAGCCGGCTTGCGAGGCAAAGTTCTTACTGATAATCTCAACGGCGCGTCCATTGGAGCCAATGGCGGCGTGGTGTTCGCGGGCGACGATGCTGGCGTTTACGAGCAGGTCCATAAGTTTCTGGCGGACCTCGTCCGGCGACGAATGGTCTGGAACGGTGCAGCGTGCCAATTCGTCACCGGCTCGAAGTACTACGTCACCGGTACTCAAGAGCGACGCTGTTTTATCTAATTCATAGAACTGCGACAGCGCATTGTCGCGCTTTCTGCGTAGTTGCTCGATCTGCCGATTCAGGTCGTTGTTTCCGGCCAGCATCTGGCGGTTTGCGCGCTCCAGCGCCACATTATCGTGTGAGAGCGAGGTGCGCTGGGCAGTAAGCGCCAGGTTTTGACTGGTCAGGGTTCTGTTGCCCGCTTGCAATCCCGCGTTGGTTTGCAGCAACGCGGCGTTGCGAGTTTCCAGCGCAGAGTTGTCTCGCGTGAGGTCCAGGCTCTGCTTGCCGAGCTCCTTGTTGTTCAC comes from the Armatimonadota bacterium genome and includes:
- a CDS encoding pre-16S rRNA-processing nuclease YqgF, which gives rise to MTVRRVLSVDPGTGKCGVAVLEAPATVLWHGIVPRTELRSRVIDLLHRFCPDCILVGNGTGSRDATTDLRAVAGKLPVIPVPERNSSERARARCVAEQRPRGWQRMLPRSLRTPNEPYDDVVAVILAEEYLTRELSAAAPGG
- a CDS encoding DUF3084 domain-containing protein; this encodes MVTAFILTGMVVAAGLLAWWGDITGRRWGRRRASLLGLRPRHTAALITSATGSIIAAISIAAVLFAAPPVREVVLRGEHLITANRRLNVRLAADNANYSRQVGALRQQYTDSVAQTAVATQQLGAANQRLAQRQSQVRQMEQTASRLTDRNAQLASANAALTVRKNGLDMLVAKLRGVQAALNVRVARQQVNNKELGKQSLDLTRDNSALETRNAALLQTNAGLQAGNRTLTSQNLALTAQRTSLSHDNVALERANRQMLAGNNDLNRQIEQLRRKRDNALSQFYELDKTASLLSTGDVVLRAGDELARCTVPDHSSPDEVRQKLMDLLVNASIVAREHHAAIGSNGRAVEIISKNFASQAGYRLVNEQGSLDLLTERLAAADKPIVVQANVVINTLSNEQAIVDLTLHEVNPGDVFHKGDVVAWTRINAHQPASKVVDSILSFLQVDVKNAAVGVGMIPRRDPDTNQEEIGTLGPAQLTDLAMRVLKVGGMVRLQAVAARSMRAADPLSLDFIVGRAPGGKAAPPALGPPTAPNVQ